A genomic stretch from Nitrospirota bacterium includes:
- a CDS encoding zinc ribbon domain-containing protein, which yields MPIYEYVCQECRHRFEAIVRGSATPACPSCKATRLEKQWSAFAVGATGGWSPSGAPGACGTCGDPRGPGACSMN from the coding sequence ATGCCGATCTACGAATACGTTTGTCAGGAATGTCGCCATCGCTTCGAGGCCATCGTGCGCGGCTCGGCGACGCCGGCCTGTCCGTCCTGCAAGGCCACCAGGCTGGAGAAGCAGTGGTCGGCCTTCGCCGTGGGAGCCACGGGCGGCTGGTCGCCGTCCGGCGCTCCGGGAGCCTGCGGGACCTGCGGCGATCCGCGCGGACCCGGCGCCTGCTCGATGAATTAA
- the hemW gene encoding radical SAM family heme chaperone HemW → MAVGLYIHVPFCLSRCHFCSFSLEVHRPDRAQAYLEALRREIELRAEAKTLDGRTPDSLYFGGGTPSLLPAEQLAGLVALVRTELGLTDRAEITLEAHPGTVTERGLAALVGSGFNRISFGIQSLDQDELLRIGRPNQTAAVRSAVQTARSAGFANLNLDLIYGLPGQTIETWLTTLDEALALQPTHLSCYALTVEERTRLATDIRRGDRHEPDQTLQNELEDLAAARLVRAGFTRYEISNYCLPGYASRHNLHYWAGDDYLGLGPSAQSYLNGTRFGNVERLDRYLAMLRENRLPAEGTEHLSRAQRQREALVFGLRLTDGVALERLPDELKNNGQETVRRLTDEGLLEEREGRLRLTDLGRRFADSVAVELL, encoded by the coding sequence ATGGCAGTCGGGCTCTATATCCACGTGCCGTTTTGCCTGAGCCGGTGCCATTTCTGCTCCTTTTCTCTGGAAGTCCATCGGCCGGACCGGGCTCAGGCCTACTTGGAGGCACTCCGTCGCGAGATCGAGCTGCGCGCGGAAGCCAAGACCCTCGACGGCCGGACTCCGGACAGCCTCTACTTCGGCGGCGGGACGCCCTCGCTACTTCCGGCCGAACAGCTCGCCGGCCTCGTCGCGCTCGTCCGGACGGAATTGGGCCTGACCGACCGGGCGGAGATCACGCTGGAAGCGCATCCGGGCACGGTGACCGAGCGAGGGCTGGCCGCCCTCGTCGGAAGCGGGTTCAATCGGATCAGCTTCGGCATTCAATCGCTGGATCAGGACGAATTGCTCCGGATCGGCCGACCGAATCAGACCGCAGCCGTTCGCAGCGCGGTTCAGACGGCCCGGTCGGCCGGGTTCGCAAACCTCAACTTGGACCTGATCTACGGGCTGCCGGGGCAAACGATCGAGACCTGGCTCACGACGCTGGATGAGGCCCTGGCCCTGCAACCCACCCACCTCTCCTGCTATGCCCTGACGGTGGAGGAGCGCACGAGGCTGGCGACCGACATCCGGCGGGGCGACCGGCACGAGCCGGACCAGACGTTGCAGAACGAGCTGGAGGACTTGGCTGCGGCCCGGCTGGTTCGGGCAGGGTTCACCCGTTACGAGATTTCCAACTACTGCCTCCCCGGCTATGCGAGCCGCCACAACCTCCACTACTGGGCCGGCGACGACTACCTCGGCCTGGGCCCCAGCGCCCAGTCCTACCTGAATGGAACCCGGTTCGGGAATGTGGAGCGACTGGACCGCTATCTCGCCATGCTGCGCGAGAACCGCCTGCCCGCCGAGGGGACCGAACACCTGAGCCGGGCACAGCGGCAGCGCGAGGCCCTCGTGTTCGGCCTGAGACTGACGGACGGCGTGGCCTTGGAGAGGCTGCCGGACGAGCTGAAGAACAATGGGCAAGAGACCGTGCGGCGGCTGACCGATGAGGGGTTGCTGGAAGAGCGGGAAGGCCGGCTCAGACTGACCGATCTGGGCCGCCGGTTCGCCGACTCGGTCGCGGTCGAGTTGCTTTAG
- a CDS encoding formylglycine-generating enzyme family protein, translated as MTRGACRPPLRPLRRAWLSILLLLPLTGSAPASATSSAPMVFVPAGEFLMGSPEGTEGFSDERPQRLVLVSAFWIDRSEVTNDQYDRFVKASGHRAPANPNQSATLWEHGTYLPGSADHPVVNVSWHDAAAYCAWAGKRLPTEAEWEKAARGTNARIYPWGNDWDLARANSASYWAGRTVEFKDRAEWKAFWVEGEGARLSKERGLKGEVLTLPVGSFPGGASPYGLFDMAGNVSEWVNDWYEPYYYLNAPPADPAGPAGVLLKVVRGGSWLKPAKSLRTSDRDYGYPDDRQSGTGFRCAKDDR; from the coding sequence GTGACGCGGGGCGCCTGCCGGCCGCCCCTCCGCCCGCTCCGCCGCGCCTGGCTCTCGATTCTGCTCCTCCTACCGCTCACCGGCTCCGCCCCCGCCTCGGCGACTTCCTCCGCGCCCATGGTCTTCGTCCCGGCGGGCGAGTTCCTGATGGGCAGTCCGGAGGGCACCGAGGGGTTTTCGGACGAGCGTCCCCAGCGCCTGGTCCTCGTGAGCGCCTTCTGGATCGACCGGTCCGAAGTCACCAATGACCAGTACGACCGGTTCGTGAAGGCCTCGGGCCATCGGGCCCCCGCCAATCCCAACCAGTCGGCCACGCTCTGGGAGCACGGCACCTACCTGCCCGGCTCCGCCGACCATCCGGTGGTCAATGTCAGTTGGCACGACGCGGCCGCCTATTGTGCGTGGGCCGGCAAACGGCTGCCGACCGAGGCCGAGTGGGAGAAGGCCGCGCGCGGCACAAACGCCCGGATCTATCCCTGGGGCAACGACTGGGATCTCGCTCGAGCCAACAGCGCCAGCTACTGGGCCGGACGCACGGTGGAGTTCAAAGATCGAGCGGAGTGGAAAGCCTTCTGGGTGGAGGGAGAAGGCGCCCGTCTTTCGAAGGAACGGGGGCTGAAGGGCGAAGTCCTGACCCTGCCCGTCGGCAGCTTTCCCGGCGGCGCGAGCCCCTACGGCCTCTTCGACATGGCGGGGAACGTCTCCGAGTGGGTCAACGACTGGTACGAGCCCTATTACTATCTCAACGCGCCGCCCGCCGATCCGGCGGGGCCGGCGGGCGTGCTCCTCAAAGTCGTGCGGGGAGGCTCGTGGCTCAAGCCCGCGAAAAGCCTCCGGACCTCCGATCGCGACTATGGATATCCAGACGACCGTCAGAGCGGGACCGGATTCCGCTGCGCGAAGGACGACCGGTGA
- a CDS encoding DUF2007 domain-containing protein: MVKLIEPRDEGELALIKSLLDGNGIQFFVQNEHFGSLYPGLPLPFNRRVVMVHEADLDRAETLMGNLSVTRRTEEAG; this comes from the coding sequence ATGGTCAAACTCATTGAACCTCGGGACGAAGGCGAGCTGGCCCTGATCAAGAGCCTGCTGGACGGAAACGGCATCCAGTTCTTCGTCCAGAACGAGCATTTCGGGAGCCTGTATCCGGGCCTGCCCCTTCCCTTCAACCGTCGAGTCGTGATGGTGCACGAAGCGGATCTGGATCGGGCGGAGACGTTGATGGGGAATCTGTCCGTGACCAGACGGACGGAAGAGGCGGGCTGA
- a CDS encoding iron-containing redox enzyme family protein — MIKKLSSEQLRERLLSIMDRKHHWAWPHFAGNRITKAQLKVHFRQEYAVYVRDFPVLMARVYGKNPPREVRSILATNIYEEDTGGLSLGRPHPDLFLTMMLGLGFERSEFRDVELLASSRVYREWLDLVTCERDWLVGVAVLTIFVEGSINDRQEILHPSVPKTPSEIEELIVKHPLVQYQGLPPKYLDLVRAHHMVEPGHRHAAYNIVLTHALEAEQQQAVLDGLEQALKHWLHFRDGIARACGLKET; from the coding sequence ATGATCAAGAAACTATCCAGCGAGCAGCTCCGCGAGCGGTTGCTGAGCATCATGGATCGGAAGCACCACTGGGCCTGGCCCCACTTTGCCGGGAACCGCATCACCAAGGCCCAACTGAAGGTCCACTTCCGGCAGGAGTACGCCGTCTACGTCCGGGACTTTCCCGTCCTGATGGCCAGGGTGTACGGAAAGAACCCGCCGCGCGAAGTCCGGAGCATCCTGGCCACGAACATCTATGAGGAGGACACGGGCGGGCTCTCCCTGGGCCGTCCCCATCCGGACCTGTTCCTGACGATGATGCTGGGGTTGGGGTTCGAGCGGAGCGAGTTCCGCGACGTGGAGCTGCTGGCCAGCTCCCGCGTCTATCGGGAATGGCTGGATCTGGTCACCTGCGAACGGGACTGGCTCGTCGGAGTCGCGGTCCTCACGATCTTCGTGGAAGGCAGCATCAACGACCGTCAGGAGATCCTCCATCCCTCCGTTCCCAAGACCCCTTCCGAGATCGAAGAGCTCATCGTGAAGCATCCGCTCGTCCAGTATCAGGGGCTCCCGCCGAAATATCTGGACCTGGTTCGGGCCCACCACATGGTGGAGCCGGGACACAGGCACGCGGCCTACAACATCGTGCTCACCCACGCCCTCGAGGCGGAGCAGCAGCAGGCCGTGCTCGACGGTCTGGAGCAGGCGTTGAAGCATTGGCTGCACTTTCGCGACGGCATCGCCCGCGCCTGCGGCTTGAAGGAAACGTGA
- the cax gene encoding calcium/proton exchanger produces MLARLGLHRGLNLLLLFVPLAAALEFLHADPILVFLASALAIVPLAGLMGKATEHLTRHVGAGLGGLLNASLGNAAELIIALVALREGLHDVVKASLTGSILGNILLVLGFAMMAGGLRYERQRFNQTAAGMGASLLLLSAVGLVVPALFHLTASARGAAVERELSLVIAVVLFTIYLLSLLFSLKTHRHLYAGDAAASDEAGHKPWSLRKAAWVLTVVTVAVAVMSEFLVGALEPAAASLGMTQVFVGVILVALVGNAAEHSTAVLVAMKNKMDLAVGIALGSSLQIALFVAPVLVFASYVLGAPLDLIFTPFEVAAVTISVLAVGFAAMDGESHWMEGAMLVGVYLILAVAFYFLPV; encoded by the coding sequence ATGCTCGCGCGCCTAGGCCTCCATCGCGGACTGAATCTCCTGCTCCTGTTCGTGCCGCTGGCCGCGGCGCTGGAGTTCCTCCACGCGGACCCGATCCTCGTCTTCCTCGCCTCGGCTCTGGCCATCGTGCCGCTCGCAGGCCTGATGGGGAAGGCGACCGAGCACCTGACGAGGCACGTGGGGGCGGGGCTCGGCGGGCTGTTGAACGCGTCGCTCGGGAACGCGGCTGAACTGATCATCGCCCTGGTCGCATTGCGGGAAGGGCTGCACGACGTGGTCAAGGCTTCCCTCACCGGGTCCATCCTCGGCAACATCCTGCTGGTGCTCGGCTTCGCGATGATGGCGGGAGGGCTGCGTTACGAGCGCCAGCGCTTCAACCAGACGGCGGCGGGAATGGGGGCCAGCCTGTTGCTGCTCTCCGCCGTCGGGCTGGTCGTTCCGGCTCTGTTCCATCTGACCGCGTCCGCTCGGGGCGCGGCCGTGGAGCGGGAACTCAGCCTCGTGATCGCCGTCGTTCTCTTCACCATTTACCTGCTCAGCCTGCTGTTCTCCTTGAAGACGCACCGCCATCTCTACGCGGGGGATGCGGCGGCTTCGGACGAGGCGGGGCACAAGCCCTGGAGTCTTCGGAAGGCTGCCTGGGTGCTGACGGTGGTGACCGTGGCGGTCGCCGTCATGAGCGAGTTCCTGGTCGGGGCCCTGGAGCCGGCGGCGGCCAGCCTGGGTATGACGCAGGTCTTCGTCGGGGTGATTCTGGTCGCGCTGGTGGGGAATGCGGCCGAGCATTCGACGGCCGTGCTCGTGGCGATGAAGAACAAGATGGACCTGGCGGTGGGCATCGCGCTGGGCTCCAGCCTCCAGATCGCGCTCTTCGTGGCGCCGGTCCTGGTGTTTGCCAGTTACGTCCTCGGCGCCCCGCTGGATTTGATCTTTACGCCGTTCGAAGTGGCGGCGGTCACGATCTCGGTGCTGGCGGTCGGATTCGCGGCGATGGACGGGGAGTCCCACTGGATGGAAGGGGCGATGCTCGTCGGAGTCTATCTGATCCTGGCGGTCGCCTTCTACTTTCTGCCCGTGTGA